A window of Enterobacter ludwigii genomic DNA:
CAGCGCTGGCTTGCCCCGCGACGACCTTTTCATTACCACTAAACTGTGGAACGACGATCAAAAGCGCCCCCGCGAAGCCCTGCAGGAGAGCCTGGACAAGCTCCAGCTCGATTACATCGATCTCTGGCTGATGCACTGGCCTGTTCCGGCTATCGACCATTATGTTGATGCCTGGAAAGGAATGATTGAGCTGCAAAAAGAGGGGCGGGTGAAAAGTATCGGTGTCTGTAATTTCCAGGTTCACCATCTGCAGCGCCTGATCGACGAGACGGGTATCGCTCCTGTCATCAATCAGATCGAGCTGCACCCGCTGATGCAGCAGCGCCAGCTTCACGCCTGGAACGCAACCCACAATATCCAGACCGAATCCTGGAGCCCGCTGGCTCAGGGTGGTGAAGGCCTATTTGATCAGAAAATTATTCGCGACCTGGCGGATAAATACGGTAAGACGCCAGCACAGATTGTGATTCGCTGGCATCTGGATAACGGCCTGGTGGTGATCCCGAAATCGGTCACCCCTTCGCGCATCGCCGAGAACTTCGACGTCTGGGATTTCCGCCTGGACAAAGATGAGTTGGGTGAGATTGCGAAACTGGATAAGGGCAAACGGCTTGGGCCAGACCCGGAGCAGTTTGGCGGATAGATAAAAAACCCCGGCTTGCCGGGGTTTTTATTTTACGCTTTACGTTTGGCTGGCTTCTTCGCCGTAGCCCCACCGTTTGAACGCTGGTGCACGATCGGTGTGTGCTTGGTCAATGCCGGGCGCGTATTGCGATTCTGACGACGCGCCTCGCGCATTTCATCCAGGGTAGGAGCCGGTACCAGACAGTCGCGACGCGAGCCAATCAGGTGCTTTTTACCCATATCTTCCAGCGCCTGACGGATCAGCGGCCAGTTTTTCGGATCGTGATAACGCAGCAGCGCTTTGTGCAGACGGCGCTGTTTATCCCCTTTTGGCACCACCACGTCTTCGCTCTTATAACCAATCTTACTCAGCGGGTTCTTGCCAGTGTAATACATGGTCGTCGAGTTGGCGAGCGGTGACGGGTAGAAGTTCTGCACCTGATCCAGACGGAAGCGACGCTGTTTCAGCCACAGCGCCAGGTTCACCATGTCCTCATCGCGCGTACCCGGGTGGGCAGAGATGAAGTAAGGGATTAGGTACTGCTCTTTCCCTGCCTGCTTAGAGTAGGTATCGAACAACTGTTTAAAGCGATCATAGCTGCCCATGCCCGGCTTCATCATTTTCGACAGCGGGCCTTCTTCGGTGTGCTCCGGCGCAATCTTCAGATAGCCGCCAACGTGGTGCGTTGCCAGCTCTTTGATGTAGCGCGGATCTTCCACGGCGATGTCGTAACGTACTCCGGAGGCGATGAGGATCTTCTTGATGCCTTTAAGGTCGCGGGCGCGGCGATAGAGATTGATTGTCGGCTCATGGTTGGTATCCATGTGCTGGCAGATATCCGGATAGACGCAAGACAGACGACGGCAGGTTTGCTCTGCACGCGGCGACTTACAGCGCAGCATGTACATGTTGGCGGTTGGGCCGCCAAGATCGGAGATCACGCCAGTAAAACCCGGTACGGTATCGCGAATAGCTTCGATCTCATTGATGATCGAATCTTCAGAGCGGCTCTGGATGATGCGTCCTTCATGCTCGGTAATAGAGCAGAGCGAGCACCCTATAATTCTGATCATTTAGAAATTTTTTTGCGTTTAAAATCAATGAATTGAAAGATTTCATTTTTCTAAGTCTGATAAAACAGATGAAAACCCAACTGACTATACTCATAAAACTCAATCTTTGCGCTGCTGTACGATACCAGTAATTACAGGTGCCGAGTTTAACATCATGAAAAGTAGCCCAATAATGAATGACGCAACGCCAGCTGCGGTGCCTAACTTCTGACTGAACACCATTGAAACAAAGTACATATTTGGGATAAAAACGGACATAGCAATCACGAAAAGTAACTTATTCAGATAATTATTTATTCGGGTCTTAACCTCAACTCTATCATAAAAAGCCATCGAAACGTAAGCAGTTATCAGTGAATAAAAAGACCATGTCATATAGTTAACCGATTCATTAAATGCCTCTCGCAAAAGCAAAGCACTTTCTGTCATTCCCTACCTCATTAAATCAATAGAAAATAAATCTGAATAATTTATTTTTAAAAGAAAAGAACACAACATAACTTCAGTAGTTATGATTAATCCCTGAATGATTATTTCTTAGCAAGATATAACATGCTTAATGTATATCAGGCAATAAAAAAACTCCCAAAGACCACCGCTGTGGTCTTCAGGTATAGGATTTAAAGAACGAACTCAGTCCGGAAACGTATCACTATCTTCTGTAACGTCCGCTTTCTCTGGTAACATTCTGTTTTTAATATACTGTGAATTCCTGCAGATGAGAGGAAAAATCTCCGAGTTATTCATTATACAACTCGTTGCCGTACGGGCGTCCTCCGGAGACCATGATGAAAATGAAAACGTCTGACGGTCAAGCCATTGAGACAATAATACATTATCAACAGAAGCGCTAAACAGCGCCGCAATAGCCCTGCGTTCAACGGCCTTCTCAGGTTCAATAAACGACAACTCATTATGAAAACGGGTAATAATCGCAATACGGCTGTCAATACGAATATGTCTTTCAAGTAAGACATCGTGCAACTCATCAAGTACAGTCTCTCTCTGGGTATCGTCGAGGCAAGACCACAGAAAATGAATGTTCTCGGCATTTGTGACAACGTCTGGCTCTGCATCACGGAACCATGATGCAAAGATACCCACACTACCTTCCATCCGGATATGCTGCCCCTGAAGTTGCATTTGTTCAAGGATAAAGCGCATGTTCACAGGAAGAACCGTAAAACACTCAATAAGCCTTTCAGAAGAACTAAATACTCCACATGCCAGGGCGTTCAGCTTTTTCTTCAAAATATCAAACTGCTCACCTGACTGATATACGTCATGGAGAAATACTGGACCCATAGCATTCACATCAGACTCAATTATTTTCTCTGACAGTGCTTTTTGACGCTCTCGCACAAATATTAAAAGAGAGGTTGCATTTGTAGCTTCTTTGATGACGTCATACTGACCTTTAACAAAGCTCAGGACAGGTATATTCACCAGAAGACCTAAATCAACAATCCTGCCAACAGCATTTTTGATGTACGGCAGAACATTTTTATCCTTAAGTGCTATAAAGATACTCTCGGCAGTACGTAGATAACGAAGATATGCAGCCAAAGCCAGGTCAAACCGTTCCTCACCAATATGTTCACTGTACGACTCGATACCGGCATAGTTACCATGGAGCACCATGTGAGCAACAGCCTGTGCAGCAAATTCCGCAGGGAAGAGATTCCTCGTCGCCGTATTATTAAGATAATATTGATTTAAAACATTATTATTCCAGTCCGGGCTCAGAACAATTTTTCTGAAATGGATAACGTCCTCAACAACCTGACGATTTTTAAGCGTCATTATTGCAGAGCTAACCTGAGCCCCACCTGTACCATCATTCTTTCCAATTACGTTCTGTACCGCCTTCGATGCAATATTGATATGCCGGATAATTCCCGGATTAAAAAGGTCTATCTGAGGTTGCTCAGCTCCATAGCGTAACATCTCCTCCCGACCGTGATTTCCGATATCTAGTGTGCCAATTTTCAGGTTTGACAAGGTCTCTTCATTATTGACAAGGTATTCCACATAAAATACGCCATCTACAAAATTCTCCATTTTATTCAGTAGTGATTCACCGGCCAGAACAGAGTATGAATCAGCTTCCTGCAGCAACGTCTTCGTGGATTCAGCCTCCAATTTTTCTGAATCCTGAATTTCATCAAGTTTACTCACAATAAACGATATTTGCCTTTCGACGAAAGGCTCTAGGCTTATCCGCCCGTCAGCCATCAGTTTCTGCAGACTCAATACGAAACCTTCATCATTCTTTTCTCTGAGTGAAACAGCATAACTCTGATTCAGCATTTGCACTGCGACTTTGAGTTGCGGTTCGGCGAGAGCCTGACACTTCTCATCCATCCGGCTATAAGAAACCAGCCAGTCTCGCATCTGAATATGTGGTGCCACTCGCTGCCATGCTTCAGCGAAACCCCACAAGGCCGTCAGTTCTTCAAGCCGTGGGATATTTATAGCACCAATCGCGTCTTTAAGAGGCGTATCAAGCAACTCGCTCCTGGCAAGCTCCACCGTG
This region includes:
- the dkgA gene encoding 2,5-didehydrogluconate reductase DkgA codes for the protein MANQTVIRLKDGNVMPQLGLGVWKAGNDEVVSAIHKALEVGYRSIDTAAAYKNEDGVGKALASAGLPRDDLFITTKLWNDDQKRPREALQESLDKLQLDYIDLWLMHWPVPAIDHYVDAWKGMIELQKEGRVKSIGVCNFQVHHLQRLIDETGIAPVINQIELHPLMQQRQLHAWNATHNIQTESWSPLAQGGEGLFDQKIIRDLADKYGKTPAQIVIRWHLDNGLVVIPKSVTPSRIAENFDVWDFRLDKDELGEIAKLDKGKRLGPDPEQFGG
- a CDS encoding KAP family NTPase, coding for MTLRLQTESPADQDMFRGSSHEKVAENVAQIIRTPDVNIIGLEGELGSGKSTILKFLQKKLKDDFTFINFDAERYHHGSTKKALIDVIHHGVSLQCPGSRDVLDKYKNLALGNIVEYDKRVSSRLSWLTVVFILLSLLSVQMLRYVLTDLNQYFTNKESLLGWLFYVEVAAFLSPAIMVAGLACLQNMEWYRKKGYSSIGDLFKRNSTDRIEETWLVNKEVGAIELAEALQGFTSKEVISHGDRFILIIDNLDRISADKVKELWSDMELIAGATHEHFRIVVPYSARQVSASLSVAGFSGREFIAKRIPVSFQVPPLISAGWQEALRQYWKETVNEDAGIACREATVLLERWKPSEYPRITPRLMKKFVNDIHILNLTVPATEDHRHILIALYLLVVRYGERDIKVLLRDPKASQTEPGIAPDDFDEMLSLTYQQISRIFNNDTERWSEFLMSIHYQSTVELARSELLDTPLKDAIGAINIPRLEELTALWGFAEAWQRVAPHIQMRDWLVSYSRMDEKCQALAEPQLKVAVQMLNQSYAVSLREKNDEGFVLSLQKLMADGRISLEPFVERQISFIVSKLDEIQDSEKLEAESTKTLLQEADSYSVLAGESLLNKMENFVDGVFYVEYLVNNEETLSNLKIGTLDIGNHGREEMLRYGAEQPQIDLFNPGIIRHINIASKAVQNVIGKNDGTGGAQVSSAIMTLKNRQVVEDVIHFRKIVLSPDWNNNVLNQYYLNNTATRNLFPAEFAAQAVAHMVLHGNYAGIESYSEHIGEERFDLALAAYLRYLRTAESIFIALKDKNVLPYIKNAVGRIVDLGLLVNIPVLSFVKGQYDVIKEATNATSLLIFVRERQKALSEKIIESDVNAMGPVFLHDVYQSGEQFDILKKKLNALACGVFSSSERLIECFTVLPVNMRFILEQMQLQGQHIRMEGSVGIFASWFRDAEPDVVTNAENIHFLWSCLDDTQRETVLDELHDVLLERHIRIDSRIAIITRFHNELSFIEPEKAVERRAIAALFSASVDNVLLSQWLDRQTFSFSSWSPEDARTATSCIMNNSEIFPLICRNSQYIKNRMLPEKADVTEDSDTFPD